In Leptospira bouyouniensis, the following proteins share a genomic window:
- the ygiD gene encoding 4,5-DOPA dioxygenase extradiol has translation MSETKFTAINNEISDPNIYPSLFLGHGSPMNAIEENEFVEGLRGLSSSIPKPKAILVISAHWLTDGTFVTAMERPPTIHDFGGFPKALFDVEYPAPGDPMLAKQVQYLVKTQTVKLDYEWGLDHGTWSVIKHIYPKADVPIVQLSMDNKNSPEQHFLLAKELVPLRSQGILIIASGNIVHNLRMVAWDRLNEVYGFDWAIEVNQKVKDWITTKDIESLLSIRSKGKEFEWAIPTTEHYFPLLYTVGTRLESDSVSFFNDKPVAGALTMTSFRFDSSLYQTQIANNN, from the coding sequence ATGAGCGAAACAAAGTTTACAGCCATAAATAATGAAATAAGTGACCCAAACATCTATCCGTCCTTGTTTTTAGGGCATGGAAGTCCTATGAATGCCATTGAAGAAAATGAATTTGTGGAAGGACTACGTGGTTTATCAAGTTCCATCCCAAAACCTAAGGCAATTTTAGTGATTTCGGCACATTGGCTAACGGATGGTACTTTTGTCACAGCTATGGAACGGCCTCCAACGATACATGATTTTGGTGGGTTTCCAAAAGCATTGTTTGATGTGGAATACCCTGCACCTGGTGACCCAATGTTAGCAAAACAGGTCCAATATTTGGTCAAAACACAAACTGTGAAATTAGATTATGAATGGGGACTAGATCATGGGACCTGGAGTGTAATCAAACACATTTACCCTAAGGCAGATGTTCCGATTGTCCAGTTGAGTATGGATAATAAAAATTCTCCGGAACAACATTTTTTATTAGCGAAAGAATTAGTACCTTTGCGTTCTCAAGGAATCCTCATTATTGCAAGTGGTAATATTGTACATAACTTACGTATGGTGGCTTGGGATCGATTAAATGAGGTTTATGGTTTTGATTGGGCAATCGAAGTAAATCAAAAAGTAAAGGATTGGATTACCACGAAGGATATAGAGTCTTTATTGTCGATTCGTTCAAAAGGAAAAGAATTTGAATGGGCGATTCCTACAACCGAACATTATTTTCCGCTTTTGTATACAGTTGGGACACGATTAGAATCTGATTCAGTATCTTTTTTCAATGACAAACCAGTTGCAGGAGCATTAACCATGACATCCTTTCGTTTTGATTCGTCTTTGTATCAAACACAAATTGCTAATAATAATTAA
- a CDS encoding ester cyclase, translating to MNHRDSIELILKELFTNPKTTAIPDVFASDYIAHTSKKTYTGIKIVSKWIKNLNQFLSDLKITKLEFIYEDPQMIVWKRTIKGKIKPNKSNKLNKGKSIKWEEMIVSKFQGNKIQEEWITSEFLGALLLLGK from the coding sequence ATGAATCATAGAGATAGTATTGAATTGATTTTAAAGGAACTTTTTACCAATCCCAAAACAACAGCAATCCCTGACGTGTTTGCATCAGATTACATCGCACATACCTCAAAAAAAACTTACACCGGAATTAAAATTGTAAGCAAATGGATCAAAAACTTAAACCAATTTTTATCTGATTTAAAGATCACCAAACTAGAATTTATTTATGAAGATCCACAAATGATAGTATGGAAACGAACCATTAAAGGAAAAATCAAACCAAACAAAAGTAATAAACTAAATAAAGGGAAGTCTATCAAATGGGAAGAAATGATTGTCTCGAAATTCCAAGGGAACAAAATTCAAGAAGAATGGATTACAAGTGAGTTTCTTGGTGCACTCCTACTCTTAGGAAAATAA
- a CDS encoding VOC family protein, translated as MAAPKKKKKTIAKKKSSITKVSSQTKNSQPITPFLMFNANLEEVTKFYSGIFKQSKVLSVNPMQAEFVLNGQKFSAYNGGPEFKFSWGVSFMIHVETQKEVDHYWNALSAGGKELMCGWVEDKFGMVWQITPNILLELISHKDPIKREKATQAMLKMRKIDIASLKEAIRN; from the coding sequence ATGGCAGCACCCAAGAAGAAAAAGAAAACAATCGCGAAAAAAAAATCGTCGATCACCAAAGTTTCATCTCAAACGAAAAATTCGCAACCCATCACACCTTTTTTGATGTTCAATGCCAACCTCGAAGAAGTGACCAAATTTTATTCAGGTATCTTCAAACAATCTAAAGTTTTATCTGTTAATCCTATGCAAGCTGAGTTTGTTCTGAATGGACAAAAGTTTTCTGCTTATAACGGAGGTCCCGAATTTAAATTCTCTTGGGGTGTTTCTTTTATGATCCATGTCGAAACACAAAAAGAAGTTGATCATTATTGGAATGCTCTATCCGCAGGTGGGAAAGAACTTATGTGTGGTTGGGTAGAAGACAAATTTGGTATGGTATGGCAAATTACTCCCAATATATTATTAGAACTTATTTCCCATAAAGATCCAATTAAACGAGAAAAGGCAACTCAGGCAATGTTAAAGATGAGAAAAATTGATATTGCATCATTAAAAGAAGCGATTCGAAATTAG
- the add gene encoding adenosine deaminase: protein MEVPFSEILSRIAVIDRDIAELNRLKSRLPADRPYSPTIQLTFDKQINTLLNERVSLMELPILHPPLWLLPKEGPEGMEQISLLKESKSLLAGDLSVAHPNEQDVINFIREIPKTEVHLHLEACVNKETLKFLYKKNGIEVTDQEFEDKYNFKDLNGFIQVFFFVQGSVKEASDLGYFIDSLADYLRSNNIVYCEAFFAPSKFIQNGLDFDEMVEVMVNRIRQIEVKDGISIRLLVDVSRSFGPENAMNNLKRVLGLKHKEVIGIGLGGAELMGPAKDYAEVFKIARESGLRCVAHSGEDDGPWAIWDAVNLCKAERIGHGTSAIQDPELVRYMKENKIPIEICVTSNVFTGKYVRKEQNHPVRYYYDQGLMLCINTDDPDIFNVNLTYEYFKLYRFLDFSIEELIDLVRQGVLCTFHPEKESLWKLMEEKIDQIKVKYNLITEKQALTV from the coding sequence ATGGAAGTTCCTTTTTCTGAAATCCTAAGCCGCATTGCTGTCATTGACCGAGACATTGCTGAGCTCAATCGACTCAAAAGCCGATTGCCAGCTGACAGACCGTATTCGCCAACCATCCAACTTACATTTGATAAACAGATTAACACACTCTTAAACGAAAGAGTGTCACTCATGGAATTACCCATTCTCCATCCTCCACTTTGGCTTTTGCCAAAAGAAGGACCAGAGGGGATGGAACAGATATCTCTTCTCAAAGAAAGCAAGTCACTCCTTGCGGGAGATCTTTCGGTAGCACATCCAAATGAACAAGATGTTATCAATTTTATTCGAGAGATTCCAAAAACAGAAGTCCATTTGCACTTAGAAGCATGTGTGAATAAAGAAACACTTAAGTTCTTATATAAAAAGAATGGCATCGAAGTCACAGACCAAGAATTCGAAGATAAATATAATTTTAAAGATTTGAATGGCTTCATCCAAGTATTCTTTTTCGTCCAAGGTTCGGTCAAAGAAGCTTCTGATTTAGGATACTTCATTGATAGTTTAGCTGATTATTTACGTTCCAATAATATAGTGTATTGTGAAGCTTTCTTTGCACCATCAAAGTTCATTCAAAACGGATTGGATTTTGATGAAATGGTTGAAGTCATGGTGAATCGAATTCGCCAAATCGAAGTGAAAGATGGAATTTCGATTCGATTACTGGTTGATGTATCAAGATCCTTTGGTCCTGAAAATGCAATGAATAACCTAAAGCGGGTGTTAGGTTTAAAACATAAAGAAGTCATTGGAATTGGACTTGGTGGGGCTGAACTTATGGGTCCCGCAAAAGATTATGCGGAAGTTTTTAAAATTGCTCGTGAATCTGGATTACGATGTGTTGCTCACTCCGGTGAAGATGATGGTCCTTGGGCGATATGGGATGCAGTTAACTTATGTAAAGCGGAAAGGATTGGTCATGGAACATCTGCCATCCAAGACCCAGAACTTGTTCGATACATGAAAGAAAACAAAATTCCAATTGAAATCTGTGTAACATCAAATGTATTTACTGGAAAATATGTAAGAAAAGAACAAAATCATCCTGTTCGATATTATTATGACCAAGGATTGATGCTTTGTATCAACACCGATGATCCCGATATTTTTAATGTAAATTTAACTTATGAATATTTTAAGTTATATCGCTTTTTAGATTTTTCTATTGAAGAGCTGATTGATTTGGTAAGGCAAGGAGTTTTATGTACTTTTCATCCAGAAAAGGAATCTCTTTGGAAATTAATGGAAGAAAAAATAGATCAAATCAAGGTGAAATACAATTTAATTACTGAAAAACAAGCTTTAACTGTTTGA
- a CDS encoding DegT/DnrJ/EryC1/StrS family aminotransferase — protein MLTSRKTFLPFALPSISEDAIEEVAQVLRSGWVTSGPKVKQFEMEFGDFVGSKETIAVNSATAGLHLALEAIGLTSNDAAITSSITFTATAEVICYFGAEPILTDVDSIHNLMTPETLEATINTKCKWNGKELISKKTGKHIKAILPVHLAGYTCDMENILAIAKKYNLSVIEDAAHAFPAVHKNKMIGTWGDFTVFSFYATKGITTGEGGMITTPHKEAAERIRRMRLHGINRDAFNRPGWYYEVVDAGYKYNMTDISAALGVIQLKESHGFWERRTDIAKHYNTEFAQLKGVKLPKEDENGIHSWHLYRIEIDPKIAKIGRDTLVEELKELNIGTSLHFIPIFEHPYYKKTYGFQRKDYPNACQMYDKSVSLPLFAGMTTTDEKDVIDAVKALLS, from the coding sequence ATGCTTACATCTCGTAAAACCTTTCTACCGTTTGCTCTTCCTTCCATTTCAGAAGATGCAATTGAAGAAGTGGCCCAGGTTCTCCGATCAGGATGGGTTACCTCCGGACCAAAAGTAAAACAATTCGAGATGGAATTCGGTGACTTTGTCGGTAGCAAAGAAACCATCGCAGTTAATTCCGCAACCGCAGGCCTTCATTTAGCCCTGGAAGCCATTGGGCTCACATCCAATGATGCAGCCATTACTAGTTCTATCACTTTTACTGCCACTGCCGAAGTGATTTGTTACTTTGGAGCTGAGCCGATTTTGACGGATGTCGATTCGATTCATAACCTGATGACACCTGAAACGTTAGAAGCAACAATCAATACAAAGTGCAAATGGAATGGGAAAGAACTCATTAGTAAAAAAACGGGAAAACATATCAAAGCAATACTACCCGTCCACCTAGCAGGTTACACCTGTGATATGGAAAACATCTTAGCCATTGCTAAAAAATACAATTTATCTGTCATCGAAGACGCGGCCCATGCTTTCCCTGCCGTTCATAAAAACAAAATGATTGGTACTTGGGGAGATTTTACCGTATTTAGTTTTTACGCAACGAAAGGCATTACAACAGGGGAAGGTGGGATGATCACAACTCCTCATAAAGAAGCCGCTGAACGAATCCGTAGGATGCGACTACATGGAATCAACCGTGATGCGTTTAATCGACCTGGTTGGTACTATGAAGTAGTTGATGCTGGATACAAATACAACATGACCGATATTTCTGCAGCTCTAGGTGTTATTCAATTGAAGGAATCACATGGATTTTGGGAACGCAGAACTGATATCGCCAAACATTATAATACGGAGTTTGCACAATTAAAGGGAGTGAAACTTCCAAAAGAAGATGAGAATGGAATCCATAGTTGGCATTTGTATCGCATCGAAATCGATCCAAAAATTGCAAAAATTGGTCGTGATACTTTAGTTGAAGAATTAAAGGAACTAAACATCGGAACTAGTTTACACTTTATACCCATTTTTGAACATCCATACTATAAAAAAACCTATGGATTTCAAAGGAAAGATTATCCTAACGCATGTCAGATGTATGATAAATCTGTTTCCCTTCCACTTTTTGCCGGAATGACGACAACTGACGAAAAAGATGTGATCGATGCAGTAAAAGCTTTACTTTCCTAA
- a CDS encoding site-2 protease family protein, with amino-acid sequence MESNKTTHLLLFVLTFLTLTYSDIFLNPEVPQTLENYKLYFFANWPYSVSLLFILLAHEMGHYLPARYYRVSASLPYFIPLPFGPIGTMGAVIKIKDQIPNKKVLFDIGVGGPAASLFFSLLAWFVGISLSKVVEMPQDFDKSGYLIFGDSLFTYLSSQWILGPIDFETMEIHAHPLAKAGWVGLLITAINLLPFGQLDGGHVIYSMFGESYRKWIHILFGMFLILALVHFTWLIWGFLVYYIIKVEHPFIKDALNGIGKTRFMFGVFMLVSFLIIFVPKPIILGSEYDNPSLLDDIIRLIVKTVGISE; translated from the coding sequence TTGGAATCCAATAAAACCACTCATTTGCTATTGTTCGTTCTGACATTCCTTACACTTACCTATTCTGATATTTTTTTAAATCCAGAAGTCCCTCAAACATTGGAGAATTATAAACTCTATTTTTTTGCCAATTGGCCATATTCTGTTTCACTTTTATTCATCCTGCTTGCACACGAAATGGGTCATTATTTGCCAGCACGTTATTATCGAGTGAGCGCAAGTTTACCATACTTTATCCCCCTTCCCTTCGGACCAATTGGAACCATGGGGGCTGTCATCAAAATCAAAGACCAAATACCTAACAAGAAAGTTCTGTTTGATATTGGAGTTGGTGGTCCTGCAGCTAGTTTGTTTTTTTCCCTTCTTGCTTGGTTTGTTGGAATATCTTTGTCAAAAGTAGTAGAGATGCCGCAAGATTTTGACAAGTCTGGGTATCTAATCTTCGGAGATAGCTTATTCACATATTTGTCTTCGCAATGGATTCTTGGGCCAATTGATTTTGAAACAATGGAGATTCATGCACATCCATTGGCGAAGGCAGGTTGGGTAGGACTACTTATCACTGCTATCAATTTACTTCCCTTTGGTCAATTAGATGGAGGTCATGTCATTTATTCAATGTTTGGTGAATCATATCGCAAATGGATTCACATTTTGTTTGGAATGTTTTTAATATTGGCTTTAGTCCATTTCACTTGGTTGATCTGGGGATTTTTAGTGTATTATATCATTAAAGTAGAACATCCTTTCATCAAAGATGCCCTAAATGGTATAGGAAAAACTCGATTTATGTTTGGTGTTTTTATGTTAGTATCTTTCCTAATAATTTTTGTTCCAAAACCCATCATACTTGGATCCGAATATGATAATCCTTCTTTACTCGATGATATCATTCGTCTGATAGTAAAGACAGTGGGTATAAGTGAATGA
- the cysE gene encoding serine O-acetyltransferase, with protein MFENIKIIKKFDPAAKSYLEIILCYPGLHALWLHKLAHLLYRLRLPIIPRLFNYISRFLTGIDIHPGAKIAPGVFIDHGAGVVIGETAIVGTGSLIFQGVTLGGTGKETGKRHPTIGKNVVIGAGAKILGNITVDDHVRVGAGSVVMRNVPAGCTVVGIPGKVVKAGDGTSDSMEQMLDHNQMPDPIAKVFSVLLEKVETQQQLINKLYEKQQLMEKSNSNAQEDDLFLQEFIHGDGI; from the coding sequence ATGTTTGAAAATATAAAAATTATTAAAAAATTTGACCCGGCAGCCAAATCGTATTTGGAAATCATCCTATGTTACCCAGGATTACATGCCTTGTGGTTACACAAATTGGCACACCTCCTATATCGGCTTAGGTTGCCAATCATCCCACGCCTTTTCAATTACATTAGCCGATTTCTAACTGGGATAGACATCCATCCTGGAGCCAAAATTGCTCCTGGAGTTTTTATCGACCATGGCGCTGGAGTTGTTATCGGGGAAACTGCGATCGTGGGAACCGGTTCTTTGATTTTTCAAGGAGTTACCTTAGGTGGAACAGGGAAAGAAACAGGAAAACGACACCCAACCATAGGGAAAAATGTCGTGATTGGTGCAGGTGCAAAAATTTTAGGAAATATCACTGTAGATGACCATGTGCGAGTTGGAGCTGGATCCGTTGTTATGCGAAATGTTCCGGCAGGATGTACCGTTGTTGGAATTCCTGGAAAAGTTGTAAAGGCTGGTGATGGAACATCTGACAGTATGGAGCAAATGTTGGACCACAACCAAATGCCAGATCCAATTGCAAAAGTTTTTTCTGTCTTATTAGAGAAAGTCGAAACACAACAACAATTGATCAACAAACTATATGAAAAACAACAATTGATGGAAAAATCAAATTCAAATGCACAAGAAGATGATTTGTTTTTACAAGAATTTATCCATGGAGATGGAATTTAA
- a CDS encoding SHOCT domain-containing protein: MIINSLTASSKITFVLIFLFLNTTCHHFQQKIKLIDSNASIAFFEVGEEDWKDLFPNQLSQISISTNHLEELPKVLASIQYKRGVLAYEDWEQLVPESYLLEIGKFVERIKENDQNQKKKVYLCIFKIDDLLAPNVKILKTSFYIMGTENGIVILFQEINTNITFPTQYSFEDWVIFQPIPIKPIYKPELWIKSKDSLSLYKDSSLSKNSVFGNVIVYKDSSLMPNPPIFRYPKEDDQISIPQDSWKSVPEKLKALEEMRKNQLITDEEYQQKKTELLKEF; this comes from the coding sequence TTGATCATCAATTCATTAACGGCAAGTTCAAAAATAACTTTTGTTCTGATTTTTCTTTTTTTAAACACTACATGCCATCATTTCCAACAAAAGATTAAATTAATCGATTCGAATGCCTCTATAGCTTTTTTTGAAGTAGGAGAAGAAGATTGGAAAGATTTATTTCCGAATCAACTGAGTCAAATTTCAATCAGTACGAATCATTTGGAAGAACTGCCTAAAGTTCTTGCTTCAATTCAATACAAACGTGGAGTACTAGCTTATGAAGATTGGGAACAATTAGTTCCTGAATCCTATTTATTAGAAATTGGAAAATTTGTTGAGAGGATTAAAGAAAACGATCAAAACCAAAAAAAGAAGGTTTACCTTTGTATATTCAAAATTGACGATCTGTTGGCTCCGAATGTTAAAATTTTAAAAACAAGTTTTTATATCATGGGAACAGAAAATGGTATTGTGATTTTATTCCAGGAAATCAATACTAATATCACTTTTCCTACGCAGTATTCTTTTGAAGATTGGGTAATATTCCAACCAATTCCAATCAAACCAATTTATAAACCAGAACTTTGGATTAAAAGCAAAGATTCATTAAGTTTGTACAAAGATAGTTCGCTCAGTAAAAATTCAGTATTTGGAAATGTAATTGTTTATAAAGATTCAAGTTTGATGCCGAATCCACCTATTTTTCGTTATCCGAAAGAAGATGACCAAATTTCAATTCCTCAAGATAGTTGGAAATCCGTCCCTGAGAAACTGAAGGCACTTGAAGAAATGAGAAAAAATCAGCTCATCACTGATGAGGAATACCAACAGAAAAAAACAGAACTACTGAAAGAATTTTAA
- a CDS encoding TlpA family protein disulfide reductase, with translation MINNFHVQRYVFLFLLVAFFAPVKADSIPQFQMKDQYGQSYSDSSVKGKPIVLMGCYLRDVEICRKQGRKLYWKMQNLLWKDSHKVNFLLYLDLKETNKIVEDYIEESKHKQYENILLDRKGHLANGLSKGEVYIRIFNKSGKLLSSTYQSQIEETLIQEVYEILKKEI, from the coding sequence ATGATCAATAATTTCCATGTGCAAAGATATGTATTCCTTTTCCTCCTAGTAGCTTTCTTTGCTCCAGTTAAAGCCGATTCCATACCACAATTTCAAATGAAGGACCAATATGGGCAATCGTATTCTGATTCTTCTGTGAAAGGAAAACCGATTGTGCTTATGGGATGTTATTTACGAGATGTTGAAATTTGCCGAAAACAAGGCCGCAAACTCTATTGGAAAATGCAAAATTTACTTTGGAAAGACAGTCATAAGGTCAATTTTTTGTTATACCTCGATCTAAAGGAAACAAACAAAATTGTAGAAGACTATATCGAAGAGTCTAAACACAAACAATACGAAAATATTTTATTAGATCGTAAAGGCCATTTGGCAAATGGTTTATCAAAGGGCGAAGTATACATTCGAATTTTTAACAAATCAGGAAAATTATTATCTTCCACCTACCAATCACAAATAGAGGAAACATTGATCCAAGAAGTATATGAAATTCTTAAAAAAGAAATATAA
- a CDS encoding LIC10025 family lipoprotein has translation MKFLKKKYNLIFFFVVIFISISSQNCLHKNSDQYLFWTGYDHLQKSIKATAKNEFHLSALAGSLSEENESQFLKNSDGFPMVTLTGRMDQNQNWNMRWYEVESKNYDYYANVTFSPKLWDEKEIYAVERKIIHKLNGYQPRDFFKWLNEFALVVNDHNEYQNLKSNSKNLQFLCSVMYCHITETAEWHTLEFTLNDTTKSKYPGFYQRTGSRLEKSKLNIMIWDKTNPTHRLKITNQGKTLVFHFPVNPPKDYFLNPKEIHFLGDIEIRSFGITLKIDNLEYRLKTIFDKNSDTLHGNFLRIGKKEINGNFFYVIPQGLVNFMIPGNMDEYFDEFFTLLIQGTQGRGGSQLHAKFEKTKNGQINTITTYNEIKRKKFSLFGNDDSQKASNDFDFFASWEEAMLSDLK, from the coding sequence ATGAAATTCTTAAAAAAGAAATATAACCTAATTTTTTTCTTTGTTGTTATCTTTATCAGCATAAGTTCACAAAATTGCCTTCATAAAAATTCAGATCAATACCTCTTTTGGACAGGGTATGATCATTTACAAAAATCAATTAAGGCCACTGCAAAAAACGAATTTCATTTATCGGCTCTTGCAGGTTCTTTATCAGAGGAAAACGAATCTCAATTTTTAAAAAACTCAGATGGATTCCCAATGGTGACTCTCACTGGTAGAATGGATCAAAATCAAAATTGGAACATGAGATGGTATGAAGTTGAATCTAAAAATTATGATTATTATGCCAATGTTACATTTTCACCGAAATTATGGGATGAAAAGGAAATCTATGCTGTCGAACGCAAAATCATTCACAAACTAAATGGATACCAACCTAGAGATTTTTTTAAATGGCTGAATGAATTTGCATTAGTAGTCAATGATCACAATGAATATCAAAATCTGAAATCTAATTCGAAGAACCTGCAATTCCTTTGCAGTGTAATGTATTGTCATATCACAGAAACGGCAGAATGGCATACTCTCGAATTCACTCTTAATGATACAACGAAATCCAAATATCCTGGATTTTACCAACGAACAGGTTCAAGGTTAGAAAAATCAAAACTTAATATCATGATTTGGGATAAAACAAATCCTACCCACCGACTAAAAATTACAAATCAAGGAAAAACTTTAGTATTCCATTTTCCAGTAAACCCTCCAAAGGATTATTTTCTGAATCCAAAAGAGATTCATTTTTTAGGTGATATTGAAATTCGATCTTTTGGCATTACTCTAAAAATTGATAATTTAGAATATCGCTTAAAAACAATTTTTGACAAGAACAGTGATACTTTGCATGGAAACTTCTTACGAATCGGTAAGAAAGAAATCAACGGAAACTTTTTTTATGTGATCCCACAAGGATTAGTCAATTTCATGATTCCTGGAAATATGGATGAATACTTCGATGAGTTTTTTACGTTACTGATCCAAGGCACACAAGGCCGTGGTGGATCCCAACTCCATGCAAAATTTGAAAAAACTAAAAATGGTCAAATAAATACCATTACCACTTATAATGAAATCAAACGTAAAAAATTCTCTTTATTTGGTAATGATGATTCGCAAAAAGCAAGTAACGATTTTGATTTTTTTGCTTCTTGGGAAGAAGCAATGTTAAGTGATTTGAAATAA
- a CDS encoding anthranilate synthase component II: protein MKVLILDNYDSFTYNLYQIIGEILEEKETPFRLDVIRNDEKSFFEIKEANYDKIIISPGPGHPADPAYFGVSADILKELGKTTPVLGICLGMQGMATVFGGEVVRAKVAMHGKLSPIEHDGKGVFFGLTQQIAIMRYHSLVAKEDSLPNELEVTARVSAGEGKGEIMGLRHKTLKIEGVQFHPESFGSEEGKELLRNFIYR from the coding sequence ATGAAAGTTCTCATTTTAGATAATTACGATTCTTTCACTTATAATTTGTACCAAATCATTGGTGAGATTTTAGAAGAAAAGGAAACTCCCTTTCGATTAGATGTAATTCGAAATGATGAAAAATCATTTTTTGAAATCAAAGAAGCGAACTACGATAAGATTATCATATCTCCGGGTCCTGGGCATCCAGCAGATCCAGCCTATTTTGGAGTGAGCGCTGACATTCTTAAAGAGTTAGGGAAAACAACTCCAGTTTTAGGGATTTGTCTTGGGATGCAAGGGATGGCAACTGTGTTTGGCGGAGAAGTTGTGCGCGCAAAAGTGGCGATGCATGGTAAACTTTCTCCTATTGAACACGATGGAAAAGGAGTATTCTTTGGATTAACACAACAGATTGCAATTATGAGATACCATTCCCTTGTTGCAAAAGAAGATTCCTTACCAAATGAATTGGAAGTAACGGCTCGAGTATCAGCTGGTGAAGGGAAAGGGGAAATTATGGGTCTACGCCATAAAACTTTAAAAATCGAAGGAGTACAATTCCATCCGGAATCCTTTGGTTCCGAAGAAGGAAAGGAATTACTTCGCAATTTTATTTATAGGTAA